Genomic DNA from Aggregatilinea lenta:
AGAAATTTATACTCAAATTCGACGAAAAAGAGCAGGAGTATTCCGATGAGCAAGCAGCGTGGCGCGTTTGGACCCGGCGGGATGCCCGGTGGCGGCGGTGCGAAAAATCAGGCCGCACTTCTCCGCCAGATTCAGAAGATGCAAGAAGACATGGAAGCCGCTCAGGCTGCGCTCGAAGACGAAACGCTTGACGTCAGCGTTGGCGGCGGGGCCGTATCCATCGTCATCACCGGCAGCCAGAGCGTCAAATCGGTCACGATCAAT
This window encodes:
- a CDS encoding YbaB/EbfC family nucleoid-associated protein, which translates into the protein MSKQRGAFGPGGMPGGGGAKNQAALLRQIQKMQEDMEAAQAALEDETLDVSVGGGAVSIVITGSQSVKSVTINSELIDTEDEEWLTDLQDLLVLGINQAIEQSKQHAADRMEGATGSLGNMLPGGLGGLLG